A single region of the Streptomyces sp. NBC_01381 genome encodes:
- a CDS encoding enhanced serine sensitivity protein SseB C-terminal domain-containing protein, whose product MSASGTAAAGQVEHMLRQVTPGRYDAYEALLRALAADQVWMLLWHGQAGSPDAQYGNMEVEGLGYAPCVTSAQELSASGWNRSYEVVAGVDIARTLYPDHYGLWLNPHAPGGGVGIPWLDLRRIASGLDLLPAGPLRLTEPAIEIPQFYALLTQNAHRTPAVRALRRAWVQPALGAPYLAIGLDVYDTSPPSVDAVRAMMQQSIAAVPDGLPVSTVAMSDAYDPVAMWLRANARPFYDREAQAAPAPAGGYGYPAQY is encoded by the coding sequence GTGAGTGCGTCGGGCACGGCTGCGGCCGGGCAGGTCGAGCACATGCTGCGCCAGGTGACGCCGGGGCGCTACGACGCCTACGAGGCGCTCCTGCGGGCGCTCGCCGCCGACCAGGTGTGGATGCTGCTCTGGCACGGCCAGGCCGGATCCCCCGACGCCCAGTACGGAAACATGGAGGTCGAGGGCCTCGGCTACGCGCCGTGTGTGACCTCCGCCCAGGAGCTCTCCGCCAGTGGCTGGAACCGCTCGTACGAAGTGGTCGCAGGCGTCGACATCGCCCGCACCCTCTACCCCGACCACTACGGCCTCTGGCTCAACCCGCACGCGCCCGGCGGCGGCGTCGGCATCCCCTGGCTGGATCTGCGCCGTATCGCATCGGGCCTGGACCTGCTGCCGGCGGGCCCGCTGCGGCTCACCGAGCCGGCCATCGAGATCCCGCAGTTCTACGCCCTGCTCACGCAGAACGCGCACCGCACCCCGGCGGTCCGCGCGCTGCGCCGCGCCTGGGTGCAGCCCGCGCTCGGCGCCCCGTATCTGGCCATCGGTCTCGATGTGTACGACACGTCGCCGCCCTCGGTCGACGCCGTGCGCGCGATGATGCAGCAGTCGATCGCCGCCGTGCCCGACGGCCTGCCCGTGTCGACGGTCGCGATGTCCGACGCGTACGACCCGGTCGCCATGTGGCTGCGCGCCAACGCCAGGCCGTTCTACGACCGTGAGGCCCAGGCGGCCCCGGCCCCCGCGGGCGGCTACGGCTACCCCGCGCAGTACTGA